The following nucleotide sequence is from uncultured Roseateles sp..
CGTTCCGCGCCGCCACCGCCTCGATCGAGGACTTTGCGCGCGAGGTTGGTGTGTCGATGGCTTCGGCCAATCGCTTTGCCGTGGCTCTGGGCTTTGCCGGCTACGCCCAGTTCCGGCTGGAGCTGACGCGGGCCTTTGAATCCACACTGGCCCCGGTCGAGCGCCTGCGCAGCGGCCTGCAGCAGCAGGCCAGCAACAGCGCCGAGGCCATGGCCTGGTCGCTGCAGGAGGATGTGCGCAATCTGGAGGCCACCAGCCAGGCCTTGCAGCCCGAGGCCTGCGAGCAGGCGGTGGAGATGATCCTGGCCGCCCGGCGCGTCAATACGCTGGGCTATGGCGCCAGCGGCTTCCTGGCCGGCCTCTTGCACCACGAGCTGGATGCCTACCACCCGAATGTGGCGACGCTGCCGCAGCTGGGTGGGCCTACGCACGCGGCGCGGCAGATCTTCAAGCTGGGCGCGGAAGACCTGGTCGTCGTCGTCGCCATGCCCCGCTACAGCGAAGACTCGGTGGTGTTGACGGCGATGGCCCGCGAGCGCGGCGCCAAGGTGCTGGCGCTGACCGACCAACCCGGCTCGCCGGTCGTGCCGCTGGCCGATGCGGTGATCTATGTGCGCACCGTCAAGCAGTTGTCGGCGACCTCGAATGCGGCCGCGCTGGCCTGCATTGAGGCCTTGAGTGCGGCTGTGGCCCGGCGTGTGCCGCAGGCGGTGGAGCGTGCCCAGGCCCTGGCCCAGGTGGTGATGCCTTGGCTGCACATGAACAAAACCGGGCTGCGTGCCCAGACCAGCCTCCAGCTTGCGCAGCAGCAGGCCGAGCGCGCGGCCGAGTCGAAATCTTGATGGGAAGCATGATGAGTGACAGTCAAACGAAACCCAGCCCGGTGCTGGTCATCCACGGCGGTGCGGGCACCCTGCTGCGCAGCAAGATGTCGGCCGAGAAAGAGGCCGAGTACCTGGCGGCGCTGCAGCGCATCCTGGCAGCCGGCCAGGCGCAGCTGGCCCAGGGCGCGGCGGCGCTTGACGTGGCCGTCGAGGCGGTGCGCCAGCTGGAGGAATGCGAGCTGTTCAATGCCGGCAAGGGTGCGGTCTACACCGCTGCCGCCACGCATGAGCTCGATGCCAGCGTGATGGACGGCCGCACCTTGCAAGCCGGCGCCGTGGCCGGCCTGCGCTGCACCCGCAACCCGGTGCTGGCCGCCCGCGCGGTGATGGAACACAGCGAACACCTGATGTTCATCGGCGAGGCGGCCGATGCGTTCGCCGCGGCCCAAGGTCTGGAGCAGGTCGAGCCCGACTGGTTCGACACGCCGGCCCGGCTGGAGCAGCTGCAGCGCGCCCAGGCCGCCAAGGCCGGCGTGCTGCTGGACCACGACGGGCAGAACGGCAGCAGCGGCCCGATTGCCGAGGGCAGCAAGTTCGGCACCGTCGGCGCCGTGGCGCTGGACGCCGCCGGCCATCTGGCCGCCGCCACCTCCACCGGCGGCATGACCAACAAGCAGGTCGGCCGCGTTGGCGACTCGCCCATCCTCGGTGCCGGCTGTTATGCCAGCGATGCCACCGTGGCTGTCTCCTGCACCGGCACCGGCGAAGCCTTCATGCGCTTGCTGGCGG
It contains:
- a CDS encoding MurR/RpiR family transcriptional regulator, producing MTTAATAWSGRLAGLPVLQQIAQRADSLPATQAKMARAVLAHPFRAATASIEDFAREVGVSMASANRFAVALGFAGYAQFRLELTRAFESTLAPVERLRSGLQQQASNSAEAMAWSLQEDVRNLEATSQALQPEACEQAVEMILAARRVNTLGYGASGFLAGLLHHELDAYHPNVATLPQLGGPTHAARQIFKLGAEDLVVVVAMPRYSEDSVVLTAMARERGAKVLALTDQPGSPVVPLADAVIYVRTVKQLSATSNAAALACIEALSAAVARRVPQAVERAQALAQVVMPWLHMNKTGLRAQTSLQLAQQQAERAAESKS
- a CDS encoding isoaspartyl peptidase/L-asparaginase; this translates as MSDSQTKPSPVLVIHGGAGTLLRSKMSAEKEAEYLAALQRILAAGQAQLAQGAAALDVAVEAVRQLEECELFNAGKGAVYTAAATHELDASVMDGRTLQAGAVAGLRCTRNPVLAARAVMEHSEHLMFIGEAADAFAAAQGLEQVEPDWFDTPARLEQLQRAQAAKAGVLLDHDGQNGSSGPIAEGSKFGTVGAVALDAAGHLAAATSTGGMTNKQVGRVGDSPILGAGCYASDATVAVSCTGTGEAFMRLLAAYDVSAQMEYLGLDVVTAAGRVVNDKLPRLNGRGGLIAVAANGEVCMPFNTEGMYRGFARVGEPVVAAIYGESA